A single Sporosarcina sp. FSL W8-0480 DNA region contains:
- a CDS encoding ABC transporter ATP-binding protein, translated as MLTLSNVKKSFGAHEVIKGVSFQVEKGESFGLLGPNGAGKSTLISMICGLVPSESGEILVAGKQVGKNLKDIKQIIGVVPQDIALYPTMSALDNLVFWGKMYGLSGKVAKARAKEVLEIVGLTERAKGRIDTFSGGMKRRINIGAALMHRPQLLIMDEPTVGIDPQSRNHILETVKSLNGQGMTVIYTSHYMEEVEYLCRRIAIIDEGKLIVSGTKRDLSNRLAGGTVLKLTVDSLRPSFIESLKRLDGVERVIVRHEEIDVHLQSKMEIVADVILLAGRSEVAIHNLKLQEANLETLFLQLTGRSLRE; from the coding sequence ATGCTTACACTTTCGAATGTAAAAAAGAGTTTCGGTGCGCATGAAGTCATCAAGGGGGTTTCATTTCAAGTCGAGAAAGGTGAATCGTTTGGATTGTTAGGACCGAATGGGGCAGGAAAGTCTACACTTATTTCTATGATTTGCGGACTCGTTCCGTCCGAATCAGGGGAGATTCTTGTGGCCGGAAAACAGGTCGGGAAAAATTTGAAGGACATTAAACAGATAATAGGGGTCGTGCCGCAGGATATTGCGCTTTATCCAACAATGTCAGCGCTCGATAATCTTGTTTTTTGGGGGAAAATGTACGGTCTTTCTGGAAAAGTCGCCAAAGCCAGAGCAAAAGAAGTGTTAGAGATTGTCGGACTAACCGAACGGGCGAAAGGGCGTATCGATACTTTTTCAGGCGGTATGAAGCGGCGCATTAATATAGGGGCTGCTCTCATGCATCGTCCGCAGCTCCTCATCATGGATGAACCGACAGTCGGCATTGACCCTCAATCAAGGAATCATATTTTGGAAACGGTCAAATCATTGAATGGGCAGGGTATGACAGTCATTTACACAAGCCACTACATGGAAGAGGTAGAGTACCTTTGCAGGCGGATTGCGATAATCGATGAGGGGAAGCTCATCGTAAGCGGTACGAAAAGAGATTTGAGCAATAGATTGGCAGGAGGCACCGTATTGAAACTAACGGTGGATTCGCTACGCCCTTCATTTATAGAAAGTCTAAAACGGTTGGATGGAGTGGAAAGAGTAATCGTGCGCCATGAGGAAATCGATGTTCATTTGCAATCAAAAATGGAAATTGTGGCGGATGTGATTCTGCTTGCAGGACGGTCGGAAGTGGCTATTCACAATTTGAAGCTTCAGGAAGCGAATTTAGAGACATTATTTTTGCAATTGACTGGACGGTCTTTGCGTGAATAG